Proteins from one Triplophysa dalaica isolate WHDGS20190420 chromosome 6, ASM1584641v1, whole genome shotgun sequence genomic window:
- the LOC130424636 gene encoding LOW QUALITY PROTEIN: unconventional myosin-VIIa (The sequence of the model RefSeq protein was modified relative to this genomic sequence to represent the inferred CDS: substituted 1 base at 1 genomic stop codon) produces the protein MNXGDYVWVDCSDGVAIGAEVGISDTGQLQLIDDEGKEHKIKKESTLKPMHATSVKGVDDMIRLGDLNEAGLLRNLLVRYKDGIIYTYTGSILVAVNPYQLLPIYTPDQVQLYTDRRLGDLPPHVFSIADSCYFNMRRNRKDQCCIISGESGAGKTESTKLLLQFLAAVSGQRSWVEQQILEANPILEAFGNAKTIRNDNSSRFGKYIEIHFTKNGAIEGARIEQYLLEKSRVCRQAAEERNYHIFYCMLLGMPPDQKKILSLGHATEYNYLTMGKCTTCEGRDDIKEYASFRSAMKILTFSENDAWEINKLLAAILHLGNVDFEETMMNNLEACDVLTSSHFSMAAKLLEVAPKALDVSLTQRSLMTNRESVSKPLNPTQAVDGRDAFLKAIYGKLFVWIVEKMNSAIYKPPPDDLKHIRLSIGLLDIFGFENFKNNSFEQLCINFANEQLQQFFVKHVFKLEQQEYARENIVWKNIDFGDNQCTLDVLAIKSLNILSLIDEESHFPKGTDTTMLNKMNQVHGKGDIYIPPKNNHDTKFGILHFAGAVYYDSKGFLEKNRDALSGDIIQLVQTSSNKLLKQIFHNELSTADGKTATSNIIVTPKNSLRVKSGSKKRVPTLTGQFRQSLDSLMKTLTACQPFFIRCIKPNDYKKPMLFDRELCIRQLRYSGMMETIRIRKAGYPIRHTFDEFLDRYRVLLKSSVCDPKTESVKKCSESICENVLIEDDWRIGKTKVFLKDCHDTVLEITRDKALNEKALLIQKVLRGFKYRKAFLKKRAAAVVIQKYWRGHKVRKLYRVVKLGFARLQALVRSRQMAWQYKKEQQATLLLQAQTRGYLMRKEWKRKQKAVILLQAHTRGTLARRAVKKMKRNALLSLQDRRAEELAVLERQKKLEYVLRKKKEREAAEQLESITDQEMVDDIFGFLPSMVGGQEGQAPAGFEDLESKRAVLEEVDLDDAPLMEIPEEDYDDLDEYSFSKFASMYFQGAATPTHIRQRIRQPLLYHEDENDVLASLSVWWMILRFMGDLPEPKVQKISRNEPGLADRSLQKDVASRQGRRLSHMVGVDQRLRNSRNTQDRSVSVSADEVSGKRKASTFTDILSRNRKASSLSEEVPNRKSSDIPEQKNRKGSTFIDLMSQNRKTSTTPVRDPPNRRSGRKPSMILEESGDGSEVSKPPTVQTVSEEEEINGDELTLDRLMTSLEKLHIIVGYAIVRRDLRDEIYCQICKQLQENPSRGSFFRGWILLSICLGIFPPTKRFIKYLQSFLRFGPVGYAPYCAERLRRTVANGVRGEPPSWLELQATKSKKPIAISVTLMDGRTISLPVDSASTSKEVCQVLSQKVRVQDIFGFSLYVALYDKVWSLGGGREHVMDAISQCEQEVKRKGGQEQHAPWRLYFRKEIFKPWHDCSQDNVSTDLIYSQVIRGLKYGEYQCEKEEDYVDLAAKHFYVQYGSDSSIENAKTVVQECINSKLLEAKSEAKWVQMVSTSHVQGPFINSRTKSAHVKAEVVDFARQKWSMLFSKFFEVAKLSGPALPKNKFILAINSTGITFLDEREKNLLVLSYPDVTGVNTIRDRKSVCLLTLKGDFTLNAVMAPDISDLVAMFLAGLIERSQYAVALQEVNRQDDQTFLSFKKAELILLIKDDEFSADRGWLKGKNERTRETGVVPADAVFILPTLTKPTNEVLSLISLSPDQRKTVIDNSLKGTITEKVAPATLKEFSIEYFRQPIKDVSRQVISKNAPPERLWANSREPLRQPLLKRLVGNPELSPQACQAFTAILKYMGDYPTRQIQPPLELTDQIFGPPTQNESLRDEIYCQMIKQMTSNNNRFSMEQGWQLLWLCCGLFPPSNSLMKHVQRFIETRKREPLATDCLQRLQGALRTEPRKLPPHQVEVDAIQQNSTQIFHKIYFPNDTHEIFEVATNTRIKGLVQAIAKKLMLVSADGFSLFVKTPDKVLSLNETDYFFDSLRQITDWSNRAKRVNQTGQVNVSYMVFFMRKQWFNVIPGRDVEADVIFHYPQELPKYLRGYHHCTKEDMVQLGALLFRVKVGNDKTKFPMIPKMLKDLVPNDQLKAMSADEWKKHLTGEYNKQADMTVEQAMTGFLKIIYKWPTFGCAFFEVKQTSEPNFPDIVRIAISKQGITIIHPKTKDILAVHPYNKIANWSSGSTYFHMTVGNLVKGNKILCETSLGYKMDDLVTSYVNMYLNNERRGQRSRHFD, from the exons ATGAATTAGGGGGACTATGTTTGGGTGGACTGCAGTGATGGGGTAGCGATTGGAGCTGAAGTAGGGATCTCAGATACCGGACAGCTTCAACTCATTGATGATGAGGGAAAG GAGCATAAAATTAAGAAGGAAAGTACTCTGAAGCCCATGCACGCCACGTCAGTGAAGGGCGTGGATGACATGATACGTCTGGGAGACCTTAATGAGGCAGGGCTGTTACGGAACCTTCTGGTGCGCTACAAAGATGGAATTATCTAT ACATATACAGGGTCTATTCTTGTGGCAGTGAATCCTTACCAGCTGTTACCCATCTACACTCCAGACCAAGTTCAGCTGTACACAGACCGGCGTCTGGGAGATCTTCCCCCACATGTCTTTTCCATCGCAGACAGCTGTTACTTCAACATGCGCCGGAATCGCAAAGACCAGTGCTGCATTATTAG TGGGGAGTCTGGAGCTGGAAAAACAGAGAGCACTAAATTACTGCTGCAGTTTCTTGCAGCTGTAAGTGGACAGCGATCCTGGGTTGAGCAGCAGATTCTAGAGGCCAACCCTATCCTAGAAG CCTTTGGTAATGCGAAAACCATCCGCAATGACAACTCAAGCCGTTTCGGCAAATACATAGAGATCCACTTTACCAAAAATGGAGCAATAGAGGGTGCCCGCATTGAACAGTACCTGCTTGAGAAATCACGTGTTTGTCGACAG gcggcagaagaaagaaactacCACATCTTTTACTGCATGCTGCTGGGGATGCCACCTGACCAAAAGAAGATCCTGTCTCTAGGACATGCCACGGAATATAACTATCTGACCATG GGTAAATGCACTACCTGTGAAGGACGTGATGACATAAAGGAGTACGCCAGCTTCCGTTCAGCAATGAAAATCctaacattttcagaaaatgatgCATGGGAAATTAACAAGCTGCTGGCTGCCATTCTCCACCTGGGGAATGTAGACTTTGAGG AAACCATGATGAACAACCTGGAGGCCTGTGATGTTCTCACGTCTTCTCATTTCAGCATGGCTGCAAAGTTATTAGAG GTAGCCCCAAAAGCCCTGGATGTGAGTTTAACACAACGATCTTTGATGACAAACAGGGAGAGCGTGTCTAAACCTCTCAACCCAACACAAGCCGTGGATGGCAGAGATGCTTTTTTAAAG GCCATCTATGGAAAGCTATTTGTGTGGATCGTGGAGAAAATGAACAGCGCCATTTACAAACCTCCTCCTGATGACCTCAAACACATCCGACTTTCAATTGGTTTGTTGGACATTTTTGGATTTGAAAACTTCAAAAACAACAG CTTTGAACAGCTCTGCATTAACTTTGCCAATGAGCAGCTTCAGCAGTTCTTTGTGAAACATGTCTTCAAACTTGAACAACAAGAATATGCCCGTGAAAACATAGTATGGAAGAACATTGATTTTGGCGACAACCAATGCACACTCGATGTCCTGGCCATTAAGTCTCTCAACATTCTTTCCCTTATTGATGAAGAGAGTCACTTCCCCAAG GGCACAGACACTACCATGCTCAACAAAATGAATCAAGTTCATGGGAAGGGTGATATTTATATACCTCCAAAGAATAATCATGACACAAAGTTTGGAATCCTGCATTTTGCTGGAGCTGTCTACTATGACTCAAAAG GTTTTCTTGAGAAGAACAGAGATGCTCTGAGTGGTGATATCATTCAGTTAGTGCAAACATCATCAAATAAGCTCCTAAAGCAAATATTCCACAATGAGCTTAGCACCGCAGATGGAAAAACTGCTACCAGTAACATAATTGTAACCCCAAAAAACTCACTCCGGGTAA AGTCGGGTTCAAAGAAGCGGGTTCCCACATTAACTGGTCAGTTTCGTCAGTCATTGGACTCTTTAATGAAGACTCTTACTGCCTGTCAGCCATTCTTTATTCGCTGTATTAAACCCAATGACTACAAGAAGCCTATG CTTTTTGACAGGGAGCTGTGCATTCGTCAGCTTCGTTACTCCGGCATGATGGAGACCATCCGCATAAGGAAAGCTGGCTATCCCATCCGCCACACATTTGACGAGTTCCTGGATCGCTACCGTGTCCTACTGAAGTCCAGTGTTTGTGATCCCAAAACC GAGAGTGTCAAGAAGTGTAGTGAAAGCATCTGTGAGAATGTGCTGATTGAAGACGATTGGAGGATTGGCAAAACCAAAGTGTTTCTAAAG GATTGCCACGATACAGTTTTGGAAATAACACGAGACAAAGCTTTGAACGAGAAGGCACTTCTTATTCAAAAAGTCCTCAGAGGATTCAAATACAG AAAAGCATTCCTGAAAAAGAGAGCAGCAGCTGTGGTGATACAGAAATACTGGCGTGGACACAAAGTCAGAAAACTTTACAGAGTG GTCAAGTTGGGTTTTGCCCGTCTGCAGGCTCTGGTGCGATCTCGGCAGATGGCCTGGCAATATAAAAAAGAGCAACAGGCAACTTTGCTGCTTCAGGCTCAGACCCGTGGCTATCTGATGAGAAAGGAGTGGAAACGAAAGCAAAAGGCAGTGATCCTCCTCCAGGCTCACACCAGGGGAACTCTAGCCAGAAGGGCTGTCAAGAAGATGAAGAGAAAT GCTTTACTTTCACTTCAGGATCGCAGAGCTGAAGAGCTTGCTGTTCTAGAGAGACAAAAGAAGTTAGAGTATGTCCTGcgtaagaaaaaagaaagagaggcaGCTGAACAGCTAGAGTCTATCACTGACCAGGAAATGGTGGATGATATTTTTGGCTTCTTGCCTAGCATGGTTGGAGGACAGGAAGGCCAGGCACCTGCTGGCTTTGAG GATTTGGAGAGTAAACGGGCAGTCCTTGAGGAGGTTGATCTGGATGATGCTCCACTAATGGAAATTCCAGAGGAAGACTATGATGATTTGGATGAGTACTCTTTTTCCAAATTTGCTTCGATGTACTTCCAGGGCGCGGCTACACCTACACATATTCGTCAGAGAATACGTCAGCCTTTGCTCTACCATGAGGATGAAAATGATGTTCTG GCTTCCTTATCAGTTTGGTGGATGATTTTAAGATTTATGGGTGATCTTCCTGAACCAAAAGTTCAAAAGATCTCTAGAAATGAACCAGGATTAGCTGATCGCTCGCTTCAGAAAGATGTGGCCTCTAGACAAGGTAGACGCCTCAGCCATATGGTGGGCGTGGACCAG AGGCTGCGAAATTCAAGAAACACACAGGACAGGAGTGTTTCTGTATCTGCAGATGAGGTTTCTGGCAAAAGAAAAGCTTCAACTTTTACAGACATTCTATCTCGAAACAGAAAAGCATCAAGTCTCTCAGAGGAGGTTCCAAACCGCAAATCATCTGATATACCAGagcagaaaaacagaaagggCTCTACTTTCATTGATCTAATGTCCCAAAACAGAAAGACCTCCACAACACCAGTGAGGGATCCACCAAACAGAAGGTCTGGTAGAAAACCATCGATGATTTTAGAAGAG TCAGGGGATGGGTCAGAAGTTTCAAAACCACCAACTGTGCAAACCGTTAGCGAAGAAGAGGAAATTAATGGAGATGAACTTACTCTGGACCGCCTAATGACATCTCTTGAAAAGCTGCATATCATAGTTGGATATGCCATTGTCAGACGTGACCTTAG GGATGAAATCTACTGCCAGATCTGTAAACAGCTTCAGGAAAACCCTAGTCGTGGAAGCTTCTTCCGTGGCTGGATCCTTCTGTCGATCTGCTTGGGCATCTTCCCTCCTACTAAGCGCTTTATTAAG TACCTGCAAAGTTTTCTTCGGTTTGGCCCCGTGGGATATGCACCATACTGTGCAGAAAGACTAAGGCGCACAGTTGCCAATGGAGTGCGCGGTGAGCCTCCCAGCTGGCTTGAGCTCCAG GCTACAAAGTCCAAGAAACCCATTGCCATCTCAGTCACTCTGATGGATGGCAGAACTATCAGTTTACCTGTAGATTCTGCATCAACTTCTAAAGAGGTCTGCCAAGTTCTCTCACAAAAAGTCAGAGTTCAGGACATATTTGGCTTCTCACTTTATGTGGCTTTGTATGACAAG GTGTGGTCTCTGGGAGGTGGTAGAGAACATGTGATGGATGCTATCTCTCAGTGTGAACAGGAAGTAAAGAGAAAGGGTGGGCAGGAGCAACATGCCCCCTGGCGTCTCTACTTCCGTAAAGAAATATTCAAACCTTGGCATGACTGCAGCCAGGATAACGTTAGCACAGACCTTATCTACAGTCAGGTCATCAGAGGCCTGAAGTATGGAGAGTACCAGTGTGAAAAG GAGGAAGACTATGTTGATCTTGCAGCAAAGCACTTCTATGTGCAGTATGGGTCAGACAGCAGTATAGAGAATGCCAAGACTGTTGTTCAGGAATGCATTAATTCCAAACTGTTGGAGGCCAAGTCAGAGGCGAAATGGGTACAGATGGTCAGCACATCACATGTCCAG GGCCCATTTATAAACTCTCGGACCAAGTCTGCTCATGTGAAAGCAGAGGTAGTTGACTTTGCTCGCCAGAAGTGGTCCATGTTGTTCTCAAAGTTTTTTGAAGTTGCCAAGTTATCCG GTCCTGCTTTACCCAAGAACAAGTTCATCCTTGCCATAAACTCAACTGGAATAACATTCTTAGATGAACGGGAAAAGAATCTTCTGGTACTTTCTTACCCTGATGTCACCGGGGTCAACACTATTAG AGATAGgaagtctgtgtgtttgttaactCTGAAGGGAGACTTCACACTGAATGCAGTCATGGCTCCCGACATCTCTGATTTGGTAGCGATGTTCCTAGCAGGCCTTATAGAGCGTTCACAATATGCCGTTGCCTTACAAGAAGTAAACAGACAAG ATGATCAAACATTTCTCAGCTTTAAGAAAGCAGAGCTCATTCTTCTTATTAAAGATGATGAGTTTTCTGCTGATCGTGGCTGGTTGAAGGGTAAGAATGAACGAACAAGAGAAACCGGTGTAGTCCCTGCAGATGCGGTTTTTATTCTTCCTACTCTTACAAAGCCGACCAATGAAGTCCTG AGCCTGATCAGCTTGTCCCCTGATCAGAGAAAGACTGTCATAGATAACAGTTTAAAAGGAACCATTACTGAGAAAGTGGCTCCTGCAACCCTTAAAGAGTTCTCTATTGAATATTTCAG GCAGCCCATCAAAGATGTGAGCAGACAGGTGATATCTAAGAATGCACCACCTGAGAGGCTGTGGGCAAACTCCAGAGAACCCCTCAGACAGCCTCTGCTGAAGAGGCTGGTGGGAAATCCAGAATTAAGCCCTCAAGCCTGCCAAGCCTTCACTG CTATTCTGAAATACATGGGTGACTACCCCACCAGACAGATCCAGCCCCCCCTGGAGCTCACAGACCAGATCTTTGGCCCACCTACACAGAATGAATCTCTCAGAGATGAGATCTACTGCCagatgataaaacaaatgacCAGCAATAACAACCG GTTCAGTATGGAGCAAGGCTGGCAGCTgctgtggctatgctgtggtcTCTTCCCACCCAGTAACTCTCTGATGAAGCATGTTCAACGCTTTATTGAGACACGAAAACGAGAGCCACTGGCCACTGACTGCCTCCAAAGACTCCAGGGGGCTCTGAG AACGGAACCCAGAAAGCTTCCCCCTCACCAGGTGGAGGTAGATGCCATTCAGCAGAACAGCACCCAGATCTTCCATAAAATATACTTCCCTAATGACACTCATGAg ATTTTTGAGGTAGCAACCAACACCAGGATAAAAGGTTTGGTCCAGGCCATTGCCAAGAAGCTCATGTTGGTGTCAGCTGATGGTTTCAGTCTCTTTGTGAAAACTCCAGATAAG GTTCTGAGTCTGAATGAAACCGACTACTTCTTCGACAGTCTAAGACAAATTACAGATTGGTCCAACAGAGCAAAGAGAGTGAATCAGA CAGGCCAAGTGAATGTGTCTTACATGGTGTTCTTCATGAGAAAACAATGGTTCAATGTCATTCCTGGGAGAGATGTGGAAGCTGATGTTATCTTTCATTACCCACAG GAATTACCCAAGTACCTGAGAGGTTATCATCATTGCACTAAAGAAGACATGGTGCAGCTCGGTGCTCTACTGTTCAGGGTAAAGGTGGGCAATGACAAAACCAAATTTCCCATGATTCCAAAGATGCTGAAGGACCTGGTGCCTAATGACCAACTTAAAGCTATGTCTGCCGATGAATGGAAAaag CACCTTACTGGAGAATACAACAAGCAAGCAGATATGACAGTGGAACAGGCCATGACTGGATTTTTGAAGATCATCTATAAATGGCCCACATTTGGCTGTGCCTTTTTTGAAGTAAAA CAAACATCTGAGCCTAATTTCCCTGACATCGTGAGGATTGCCATCAGCAAACAGGGCATCACCATTATCCACCCCAAAACAAAG GACATTCTGGCAGTGCATCCTTATAACAAAATTGCAAACTGGTCCAGTGGAAGCACATACTTCCACATGACTGTAGGAAACCTTGTCAAAGGAAACAAAATCTTGTGTGAAACATCCTTG GGCTATAAAATGGATGACCTGGTGACATCTTACGTTAACATGTACCTTAATAATGAGAGAAGAGGACAGAGAAGTCGACACTTTGACTAA